From the Candidatus Zixiibacteriota bacterium genome, the window AATCCCGCCATCGCCATCCAGCCAAAGGCATACTGTCTATTGCGCAATAATCCATACGCAATATGCCCGCCATCGAATTGGCCAATCGGAAGCATATTCATCGCCGTCACCAGCAATCCGACCCAACCAGCGAATGCCGCCTCGGTGAATAGATAAAAATATCCACTCGGAGCATCCCCAACAAGAAGCGGCGCGAGTGTCTGCATGAGCAATGATTCTCCCTCAAGTGAAAATGCCATTTCACTGGTCGAAAATGCCTCAGCCGGGAGCACCTGACTGTTCGCCAAACCATACACCAGCCAGCCCATAGCGACAACCCAACCGGCAATCGGGCCCGCCGCGCCGACCTCAATCAGGTCCCTTCTGTTCCAAAACGGAGACTTCGATTTTATGACCGCCCCAAATGTCCCAATAATATTTGGCGCCGGAATAAAATACGGCCACGAAGTGACAATCCCCCGTCTCCGACCGGCCAGAAAATGCCCCATCTCATGGATCAACAGTATCGAAATAATAGCCACAGTAAACTCAAACCCTCTCCCCTCAGCTATCTGCCCGATAGTCGTCTGCGATGCTTCCGAGATTGCCTTTGCAACAAGACCGGCTTCTTCTGTAAATGACAGCGAGCCATCCCCCGCTGTCGGTTGGACTAAGGCCAGCGCCGATGGCAGGTTCCGCAAAAATATAGGGACAAAATAAACCGAGAAGAGCGTGATGATAAAAAGTATGATATTCAACCGGGGGATATGCCAGCCTCTGGTCTTGCTCACCGTCACAATAAACAGAGGCTCGGTCTGCTTGACCGTAAAGTCGTACCCCGAATGTTTCAGCCGGTCAACAAGCATCGCTTCTGTCCGAATTCGGTCATACCTCGGCGTGAGCGAGAGCGTGGTCTGCTCACCGTCCTGATACGAGCTTTCAACAATAAATAAATCGCTCACCATCTGCTCGATGAGCGCGGTCTCTTGCTGTTTTATAATATCACTCATGCCTTCAATTATACCATCCGGAACGATTTTGCTACACAATAAAAAGAGGCGGGGAATTGCTTCCCCGCCTCTCGATATATGACGTAAACGTCAACTATCTGATTAGAATACGAAGGCTCCAGACGGACAAGGTCCGTA encodes:
- a CDS encoding site-2 protease family protein, yielding MSDIIKQQETALIEQMVSDLFIVESSYQDGEQTTLSLTPRYDRIRTEAMLVDRLKHSGYDFTVKQTEPLFIVTVSKTRGWHIPRLNIILFIITLFSVYFVPIFLRNLPSALALVQPTAGDGSLSFTEEAGLVAKAISEASQTTIGQIAEGRGFEFTVAIISILLIHEMGHFLAGRRRGIVTSWPYFIPAPNIIGTFGAVIKSKSPFWNRRDLIEVGAAGPIAGWVVAMGWLVYGLANSQVLPAEAFSTSEMAFSLEGESLLMQTLAPLLVGDAPSGYFYLFTEAAFAGWVGLLVTAMNMLPIGQFDGGHIAYGLLRNRQYAFGWMAMAGLIVMGFESQMWWLFAAFGLFFGVAHPPTLDDNRKLSRTSVIMGIVSLVILIVSFTPVPFR